The Impatiens glandulifera chromosome 3, dImpGla2.1, whole genome shotgun sequence genome contains a region encoding:
- the LOC124930557 gene encoding EG45-like domain containing protein: MSGLKWQWLKCLMMLMSLATLSGISRADVGTAAQYNPPYTPTACFGNDPSQFPTNNLFAAAGEGIWDNGAACGRQYLISCISVAAPSKCQSGQVVRVRIVDRAQTSVSRPSRKGATIVLSTAAYQSLASGPRSILNIEFIQ; this comes from the exons ATGTCTGGACTTAAATGGCAATGGCTCAAGTGTTTGATGATGTTAATGAGTTTAGCCACTCTATCGGGTATCTCTCGAGCAGATGTGGGAACCGCCGCTCAATACAATCCTCCTTATACAC CTACGGCGTGTTTTGGCAATGATCCATCACAATTTCCAACTAACAACCTTTTTGCGGCGGCGGGAGAGGGGATATGGGACAATGGAGCGGCTTGTGGGAGACAATACCTAATTAGTTGTATAAGTGTGGCTGCACCATCCAAGTGCCAATCCGGTCAGGTAGTTCGTGTGAGAATTGTGGACCGGGCACAAACTTCGGTTTCACGACCCTCAAGGAAGGGTGCCACCATAGTATTGTCTACTGCCGCTTATCAATCCCTCGCCTCCGGTCCTCGCTCCATTCTTAACATCGAATTTATACAGTAA
- the LOC124932825 gene encoding V-type proton ATPase subunit c''2 yields the protein MLGSSSTMGAASSWSRAMLQISPYTFAALGIAIAIGVSVLGAAWGIYITGSSLIGAAIKAPRITSKNLISVIFCEAVAIYGVIVAIILQTKLESVPVSQIYAPESLRAGYAIFASGIIVGFANLVCGLCVGIIGSSCALSDAQNSTLFVKILVIEIFGSALGLFGVIVAIIMSAQASWPTKEV from the exons ATGTTAGGTTCAAGTTCCACGATGGGAGCAGCTTCGAGTTGGTCCAGAGCAATGCTACAGATCTCTCCATACACTTTCGCCGCTCTCGGAATCGCCATCGCAATCGGCGTATCCGTTCTCGGCGCTGCCTG GGGAATTTATATAACCGGAAGCAGTTTGATCGGCGCGGCTATTAAAGCTCCTCGAATTACCTCGAAGAATCTCATCAG TGTGATCTTCTGTGAAGCTGTTGCCATATATGGTGTCATTGTGGCAATCATTCTTCAGACCAAGTTGGAAAGTGTACCTGTATCACAGATATATGCCCCGGAGTCCCTTAGAGCTGGCTATGCAATTTTCGCCTCTGGGATTATTGTTGGGTTTGCCAACCTTGTCTGCGG GTTGTGTGTAGGGATAATCGGGAGCAGCTGTGCATTGTCTGATGCGCAGAACTCAACTCTGTTTGTGAAGATTCTGGTTATCGAAATATTCGGAAGTGCACTTGGTTTGTTCGGTGTTATTGTGGCTATTATCATGTCAGCTCAAGCTTCATGGCCTACCAAGGAGGTGTAA
- the LOC124930664 gene encoding 3-ketoacyl-CoA synthase 11-like — MSESKPETHSLNSSSRKLPDFKQSVKLKYVKLGYHYLITHGMFLFLSPLMVVIVAQLSTFSLNDIYSLWEHLQYNLISVILCTTLLVFLSTVYFLTRPSSVYLLNFACYKPDEERKCTRQIFVDRSRLTGSFTEENLQFQRKILERSGLGESTYLPEAVLRVPPNPCMEEARKEAEAVMFGAIDDLLAKTGVNPKDIGILVVNCSLFNPTPSLSAMVINHYKLRGNITSYNLGGMGCSAGLISIDLAKNLLQVTPNSYALVVSMENITLNWYFGNDRSMLVSNCLFRMGGAAILLSNKLSDRRKSKYKLINTVRTHKGSDDKCFSCVYQMEDSVGKIGVSLSKDLMAVAGDALKTNITTLGPLVLPMSEQLLFFATLVGRKVLKMKIKPYIPDFKLAFEHFCIHAGGRAVLDEIEKNLQLSEWNMEPSRMTLYRFGNTSSSSLWYELAYMEAKGRVKRGDRVWQIAFGSGFKCNSAVWKALRTVDPKKEKTNPWMDEIDQFPVDVPKIATI; from the coding sequence ATGAGTGAATCAAAACCAGAGACTCATTCATTAAACTCCTCCTCGAGGAAACTGCCTGATTTCAAGCAATCTGTTAAGTTGAAATACGTTAAACTAGGTTACCATTACCTCATCACTCATGGAATGTTCTTATTTCTATCACCTCTAATGGTGGTAATCGTTGCTCAGCTTTCAACATTCTCCCTTAATGATATTTACTCCCTATGGGAACATTTACAATACAATCTCATATCAGTTATCCTCTGCACAACTCTATTAGTCTTCCTCTCAACTGTTTACTTCCTCACTCGTCCCTCCTCTGTTTATCTTCTGAATTTCGCTTGCTACAAGCCTGATGAAGAAAGAAAATGCACTAGACAGATTTTCGTTGATAGATCGCGGTTGACTGGTTCTTTCACTGAGGAAAACCTTCAATTTCAGAGGAAAATACTTGAGAGGTCTGGTTTAGGTGAGTCAACTTATCTCCCTGAAGCTGTTCTTAGGGTTCCTCCTAATCCTTGTATGGAAGAAGCTAGAAAGGAAGCTGAGGCTGTAATGTTTGGTGCTATTGATGATCTTTTAGCGAAAACTGGAGTGAACCCGAAGGATATTGGGATCTTGGTTGTTAATTGTAGCTTGTTTAACCCAACACCATCTCTTTCTGCTATGGTTATTAATCATTATAAACTTCGAGGGAATATTACTAGCTACAATCTCGGTGGAATGGGCTGCAGTGCTGGTTTGATCTCTATTGATCTTGCTAAGAATCTCCTTCAAGTAACCCCGAATTCTTATGCATTGGTTGTTAGTATGGAGAATATAACTTTGAATTGGTATTTTGGAAACGATAGATCTATGCTGGTTTCAAACTGCTTGTTCAGAATGGGGGGTGCAGCTATTTTGTTATCGAATAAGTTGTCTGATCGTCGAAAATCAAAGTATAAGCTCATAAACACGGTGAGAACTCATAAGGGCTCAGATGATAAATGCTTTTCTTGCGTTTACCAAATGGAGGATTCGGTTGGAAAGATTGGAGTCTCGCTTTCGAAGGATTTAATGGCTGTTGCTGGCGATGCTCTGAAGACAAACATCACTACCCTTGGTCCTCTTGTTCTTCCTATGTCAGAGCAGCTCTTGTTCTTTGCTACTTTGGTTGGGAGAAAggttttgaaaatgaagataaaGCCTTATATACCTGATTTCAAATTGGCATTCGAGCATTTCTGTATTCATGCTGGAGGAAGGGCGGTTTTGGATGAAATTGAGAAGAATTTGCAGCTTTCGGAGTGGAACATGGAGCCATCGAGGATGACTCTTTATCGATTTGGAAATACTTCGAGTAGTTCTCTTTGGTATGAGCTTGCTTATATGGAAGCGAAAGGGAGAGTTAAGAGGGGAGATCGAGTATGGCAAATTGCGTTTGGGTCGGGTTTTAAGTGTAATAGTGCGGTTTGGAAGGCGTTGAGAACGGTTGATCCGAAAAAGGAGAAGACGAATCCGTGGATGGATGAGATCGATCAGTTTCCTGTTGATGTTCCGAAGATTGCGACGATCTAA
- the LOC124931151 gene encoding potassium channel AKT1-like encodes MKSSPFYKPAICGRHEFHNDLDEQSTDDQSTYSLTDDILPSLGAQALTTRTTKLGRFIISPYDPHYRFWETFLVLLVFYTAWVSPFEFGFLEKPRGPLPILDNVVNGFFFIDIAMTFFLAYLDKTTYLLVDDKTKIAWRYAKSGLVFDVVSTIPAELVRIILPSNLQSFGYFSMLRLWRLRRVSAMFARLEKDRNFSYFWVRSAKLTCVTLFAVHCAGCFYYLLAARYKDPKSTWIALALGADFEEHNLWSRYITSMYWSITTLSTTGYGDLHPVNTGEMIFTTIYMLFNLGLTSYLIGNMTNLIVHVTSRTRNFRDSIQAASSFAQRNQIPDNLRDQMVSHLCLKFKTDSEGLQQQEVVDTLPKAIRSSISRHLFYPVVDKVYLFNGISNDLLFQLVSEMKAEYFPPKEDVILQNEAPTDFYIVVVGISDLITRNNGTERVVGELKTGDVFGEIGVLCYKPQLFTVRTKRLSQLLRINRTVFLNLIKGSIGDGTVIMNNLLQHLKENDTPVMKDVLADTEAMLAHGKMDFPLTLCFAVIREDVLLLQQLLKNNMDPNEMDNTGRTALNIAASKGSHDCVLKLLEFGADPNRKDTEGSVPLWDAILGRYESVAKLLVENDAKLSIGDVGQFACSAVEQNSLDLLKDIVRYGGDVSLPNNKGTTALHRAVSEDNIEIVKFLIKQGANIDMPDAHGWTPRSIADHQSHDEVKLLFQTLKDTKTKTQLDNVVLDVNVAPSFVPRYQSEPAIAKYKSEVILENQRKMSFIPESNDHRRQSVSNFNNSMFGIMSAAIRPSKGEMGSLRSPRFSDNSPRKLGHMQTRVIISCPEQGQASGRLVFLPNSLQELLDIGSQKFGVTVTKVLSTKGALIEDVALIRDNDQLFLAT; translated from the exons atgaagTCGTCACCATTTTATAAACCAGCAATCTGCGGAAGACACGAGTTTCATAATGACCTTGATGAGCAGTCGACGGATGATCAAAGCACCTACAGCCTCACCGATGATATTCTTCCGTCTCTAGGCGCTCAAGCTCTCACCACCCGTACGACTAAGCTTGGCAGATTTATTATTTCTCCTTACGATCCTCATTACAG ATTTTGGGAGACATTTCTGGTACTTCTTGTGTTTTACACAGCATGGGTATCTCCATTTGAATTCGGGTTTCTTGAAAAGCCTAGAGGACCCCTCCCCATTTTAGACAATGTTGTCAACGGATTCTTTTTCATAGACATAGCCATGACATTTTTTTTGGCGTATCTAGACAAAACTACTTATCTTCTTGTGGATGATAAGACGAAAATTGCTTGGAGATATGCCAAATCTGGGCTAGTTTTTGATGTGGTTTCAACTATTCCAGCTGAACTTGTCAGGATTATTTTGCCTTCTAATCTTCAATCTTTTGGTTACTTTAGCATGCTTCGACTTTGGCGTCTAAGAAGAGTTAGTGCCATGTTTGCAAG ATTGGAGAAAGATCGAAATTTCAGTTACTTTTGGGTCCGATCTGCAAAACTAACATGT GTAACTCTTTTCGCAGTTCACTGCGCGGGTTGTTTTTACTATCTTTTAGCTGCTCGTTACAAGGACCCAAAGTCAACCTGGATTGCATTGGCACTTGGGGCTGATTTTGAAGAACATAATTTGTGGAGTCGTTATATAACATCAATGTATTGGTCTATCACAACTTTATCAACAACTGGATATGGTGATTTGCATCCTGTTAATACAGGGGAGATGATTTTTACTACTATTTACATGCTATTCAACCTTGGGCTGACTTCTTATTTAATTGGAAACATGACCAACTTGATTGTTCATGTCACAAGTCGAACAAGAAACTTC AGAGACTCTATTCAAGCTGCTTCGAGTTTCGCACAAAGAAATCAAATACCAGACAATTTGCGAGATCAAATGGTTTCTCATTTGTGTTTGAAATTTAAAACTGACTCTGAAGGGCTACAACAACAAGAAGTCGTTGATACACTTCCTAAAGCTATTCGATCAAGTATATCGCGTCATCTGTTTTATCCAGTTGTTGATAAAGTGTACTTATTCAATGGGATATCTAATGACTTGCTCTTTCAACTG GTCTCGGAAATGAAAGCAGAGTATTTTCCTCCGAAAGAAGATGTGATTTTGCAAAATGAAGCACCCACTGACTTCTATATTGTTGTCGTTGGAATATCA GATCTTATTACACGTAACAATGGAACTGAACGT GTTGTTGGAGAGCTAAAGACAGGAGATGTCTTTGGTGAGATTGGAGTATTGTGTTATAAGCCACAGTTATTCACCGTTCGTACGAAAAGACTTAGCCAACTTCTAAGGATAAATCGGACTGTATTCTTAAACCTTATCAAAGGAAGTATTGGAGATGGGACAGTTATCATGaacaatcttcttcag CATTTGAAAGAGAACGACACACCAGTTATGAAAGATGTTTTGGCAGATACAGAAGCCATGTTGGCTCATGGAAAAATGGATTTCCCTCTTACACTATGTTTTGCAGTAATAAGAGAAGATGTCCTATTGTTGCAACAATTACTGAAAAACAATATGGATCCCAATGAAATGGATAACACTGGTCGAACCGCTCTT AACATCGCCGCATCTAAAGGAAGTCATGATTGTGTTCTTAAGCTTCTTGAATTTGGAGCAGACCCCAATAGAAAAG ATACCGAAGGAAGTGTTCCCCTATGGGATGCAATATTGGGAAGATACGAATCCGTGGCTAAACTTCTGGTTGAAAATGATGCCAAGTTATCGATAGGCGACGTGGGTCAGTTTGCATGTTCAGCGGTTGAGCAAAACAGCCTTGACCTCTTAAAGGACATAGTCCGATATGGTGGCGATGTTAGTTTACCAAACAACAAGGGTACAACAGCACTTCATAGAGCTGTTTCCGAAGATAACATTGAGATAGTAAAATTCCTAATAAAACAAGGAGCAAATATCGACATGCCAGATGCGCATGGCTGGACTCCGAGGTCTATTGCAGATCATCAGTCTCATGATGAAGTGAAATTATTGTTCCAAACATTAAAAGACACGAAAACTAAGACACAACTTGATAATGTTGTTCTTGATGTTAATGTGGCGCCTTCGTTCGTGCCTAGATACCAGAGTGAACCGGCAATAGCAAAATATAAATCGGAAGTCATCTTGGAGAACCAAAGGAAAATGTCTTTCATTCCCGAATCTAATGATCATCGGAGACAAAGTGTCAGTAATTTTAACAACTCGATGTTTGGAATAATGTCGGCTGCTATCAGGCCAAGTAAAG GTGAGATGGGAAGTTTACGATCTCCTAGGTTTTCTGATAATAGTCCTAGGAAGCTTGGCCATATGCAAACAAGGGTGATAATAAGTTGTCCCGAACAAGGACAAGCTTCGGGACGACTTGTCTTTTTGCCGAATTCCTTACAAGAGTTACTTGATATTGGTTCTCAGAAATTTGGTGTGACTGTTACTAAAGTTTTGTCGACAAAAGGAGCATTAATAGAAGATGTTGCACTCATTAGAGACAATGACCAATTATTCTTGGCAACATAG